One Vitis vinifera cultivar Pinot Noir 40024 chromosome 8, ASM3070453v1 genomic window carries:
- the LOC100243154 gene encoding SNF1-related protein kinase catalytic subunit alpha KIN10 isoform X1 produces MTDVVFLMFKILIIYFLTASMDETMGSMPSQKTLGNYRLGKTLGIGAFGKVKVALHTTTKLKVAIKILDRQSIDDSTADRVKREINILRLFSHPHIVRLYEVIETRTKIYVVMEYMNSGELFDYITENDRLQEDEARHFFQQIISGVECCHVNMVVHRDLKPENLLLDTKRNVKVADFGLSNVMRDGHFLKTSCGSPNYAAPEVISEQLYSGPEVDVWSCGVILFALLCGRLPFDADSLSGLYAKIKSGIYTFPNHLSRAARDLIARILVVDPIKRISIPEIRRHPWFQQHLPKYIALRTIDAIYTTNKVDEEIVQQVVKIGFDINEVIQSLQNRLQNEATVAYHLLLDNHFRIHCSYLKNEFIESLPQDPNPTDHPEMQMSSLAPMQRQWALGLKSQARPIETMTTVLKVFERLNVKWKKIGPYNMKCLWIPPLAAYPKLTVGNDPAQDHIYSVDPSIMAMNKRAIRSQNAVKFEIQLYKTNDNRYLLDSQLLHGPPFMFLEICAAFVGMAAA; encoded by the exons ATGACCGATGTTGTTTTTTTAatgttcaaaattttaattatctacTTTCTAACAGCTTCAATGGATGAAACTATGGGGAGTATGCCTTCTCAAAAAACTCTAGGGAATTATAGATTGGGAAAGACACTCGGAATTGGGGCCTTTGGTAAAGTGAAGGTTGCACTTCATACAACAACAAAGCTAAAAGTTGCTATTAAGATCCTTGATCGCCAATCTATTGATGATTCGACGGCAGACAGAG TGAAACGAGAGATTAATATATTGAGGTTATTTTCACATCCTCATATAGTTCGTCTTTATGAGGTCATAGAGACAAGGACAAAAATTTATGTTGTCATGGAGTACATGAATTCTGGTGAGCTATTTGATTATATTACAGAGAATGATAGACTCCAAGAGGATGAGGCTCGCCACTTTTTTCAACAG ATTATTTCAGGTGTTGAATGTTGCCATGTCAATATGGTGGTTCACCGAGACCTCAAGCCAGAGAATTTACTCTTGGATACAAAACGCAATGTCAAAGTTGCAGACTTTGGACTCAGCAATGTGATGCGTGATGGTCATTTTCTCAAAACAAGCTGTGGAAGTCCAAATTATGCTGCTCCTGAG GTTATTTCTGAACAACTATATTCTGGTCCTGAGGTTGATGTTTGGAGTTGTGGTGTCATTTTATTTGCTCTTCTCTGTGGAAGGCTTCCTTTTGATGCTGATAGTCTTTCGGGTTTATATGCAAAAATAAAG AGTGGAATATACACATTCCCAAATCATTTATCTCGTGCTGCTCGGGATTTGATTGCTCGGATACTTGTAGTAGATCCGATCAAACGTATTTCAATTCCTGAGATACGCCGGCATCCTTGGTTTCAACAGCATCTTCCCAAATACATAGCTCTGCGCACAATAGATGCCATATACACTACAAATAAG GTTGATGAGGAAATTGTCCAACAGGTGGTAAAGATAGGCTTTGACATTAATGAAGTGATCCAGTCTCTTCAAAATAGACTGCAAAATGAG GCAACAGTTGCATATCATTTGCTGTTGGACAATCATTTTCGAATCCATTGCAGTTaccttaaaaatgaatttatagaATCCTTG CCACAGGATCCCAACCCCACTGATCATCCTGAAATGCAAATGAGTTCACTGGCTCCCATGCAACGACAATGGGCACTTGGATTGAAG TCTCAAGCACGTCCCATCGAAACAATGACAACTGTTTTGAAGGTTTTTGAGAGATTGAATGTTAAATGGAAGAAGATAGGTCCTTACAACATGAAATGTCTTTGGATACCACCATTAGCTGCCTATCCCAAGTTGACAGTTGGCAATGATCCTGCACAAGATCACATCTATAGTGTGGATCCATCAATTATGGCCATGAACAAAAGAGCAATTAGATCGCAAAATGCTGTGAAGTTTGAAATTCAG CTTTATAAAACAAATGACAATCGGTATCTTCTGGATTCGCAATTGCTTCATGGGCCGCCCTTTATGTTCCTAGAAATCTGTGCAGCATTTGTTGGAATGGCAGCGGCATAA
- the LOC100243154 gene encoding SNF1-related protein kinase catalytic subunit alpha KIN10 isoform X2 — translation MDETMGSMPSQKTLGNYRLGKTLGIGAFGKVKVALHTTTKLKVAIKILDRQSIDDSTADRVKREINILRLFSHPHIVRLYEVIETRTKIYVVMEYMNSGELFDYITENDRLQEDEARHFFQQIISGVECCHVNMVVHRDLKPENLLLDTKRNVKVADFGLSNVMRDGHFLKTSCGSPNYAAPEVISEQLYSGPEVDVWSCGVILFALLCGRLPFDADSLSGLYAKIKSGIYTFPNHLSRAARDLIARILVVDPIKRISIPEIRRHPWFQQHLPKYIALRTIDAIYTTNKVDEEIVQQVVKIGFDINEVIQSLQNRLQNEATVAYHLLLDNHFRIHCSYLKNEFIESLPQDPNPTDHPEMQMSSLAPMQRQWALGLKSQARPIETMTTVLKVFERLNVKWKKIGPYNMKCLWIPPLAAYPKLTVGNDPAQDHIYSVDPSIMAMNKRAIRSQNAVKFEIQLYKTNDNRYLLDSQLLHGPPFMFLEICAAFVGMAAA, via the exons ATGGATGAAACTATGGGGAGTATGCCTTCTCAAAAAACTCTAGGGAATTATAGATTGGGAAAGACACTCGGAATTGGGGCCTTTGGTAAAGTGAAGGTTGCACTTCATACAACAACAAAGCTAAAAGTTGCTATTAAGATCCTTGATCGCCAATCTATTGATGATTCGACGGCAGACAGAG TGAAACGAGAGATTAATATATTGAGGTTATTTTCACATCCTCATATAGTTCGTCTTTATGAGGTCATAGAGACAAGGACAAAAATTTATGTTGTCATGGAGTACATGAATTCTGGTGAGCTATTTGATTATATTACAGAGAATGATAGACTCCAAGAGGATGAGGCTCGCCACTTTTTTCAACAG ATTATTTCAGGTGTTGAATGTTGCCATGTCAATATGGTGGTTCACCGAGACCTCAAGCCAGAGAATTTACTCTTGGATACAAAACGCAATGTCAAAGTTGCAGACTTTGGACTCAGCAATGTGATGCGTGATGGTCATTTTCTCAAAACAAGCTGTGGAAGTCCAAATTATGCTGCTCCTGAG GTTATTTCTGAACAACTATATTCTGGTCCTGAGGTTGATGTTTGGAGTTGTGGTGTCATTTTATTTGCTCTTCTCTGTGGAAGGCTTCCTTTTGATGCTGATAGTCTTTCGGGTTTATATGCAAAAATAAAG AGTGGAATATACACATTCCCAAATCATTTATCTCGTGCTGCTCGGGATTTGATTGCTCGGATACTTGTAGTAGATCCGATCAAACGTATTTCAATTCCTGAGATACGCCGGCATCCTTGGTTTCAACAGCATCTTCCCAAATACATAGCTCTGCGCACAATAGATGCCATATACACTACAAATAAG GTTGATGAGGAAATTGTCCAACAGGTGGTAAAGATAGGCTTTGACATTAATGAAGTGATCCAGTCTCTTCAAAATAGACTGCAAAATGAG GCAACAGTTGCATATCATTTGCTGTTGGACAATCATTTTCGAATCCATTGCAGTTaccttaaaaatgaatttatagaATCCTTG CCACAGGATCCCAACCCCACTGATCATCCTGAAATGCAAATGAGTTCACTGGCTCCCATGCAACGACAATGGGCACTTGGATTGAAG TCTCAAGCACGTCCCATCGAAACAATGACAACTGTTTTGAAGGTTTTTGAGAGATTGAATGTTAAATGGAAGAAGATAGGTCCTTACAACATGAAATGTCTTTGGATACCACCATTAGCTGCCTATCCCAAGTTGACAGTTGGCAATGATCCTGCACAAGATCACATCTATAGTGTGGATCCATCAATTATGGCCATGAACAAAAGAGCAATTAGATCGCAAAATGCTGTGAAGTTTGAAATTCAG CTTTATAAAACAAATGACAATCGGTATCTTCTGGATTCGCAATTGCTTCATGGGCCGCCCTTTATGTTCCTAGAAATCTGTGCAGCATTTGTTGGAATGGCAGCGGCATAA
- the LOC104880073 gene encoding mediator of RNA polymerase II transcription subunit 15a isoform X1, whose translation MMDDVGCKTVVNESGVDAEGWRAGFNWDAREKVVNRIVETLKNQVPCSDANALNELKNVAVKFEDKIFCDAATKDDYTYRICHRMLKMENLKYQNVSTSSSTPGISQTTKLEVVGHSSSLQNVSGFSHELVGNSVGQHVRSNAFANTQREMQGSQPSQQVAFQPHQRQHLPHQFLKQKVQKQNIHPSFMQPNIHYSHHDRQQQQILSQPTPLQSSQQLMLPTQQPRQLIGQQLNTTLLQQNHQFGQQNNLSEHQLQQPSFYMQNMSNSFQQPLNPQSNVSGVQQQQKIVGPQSDVLNMQVHQHSVNILQQAETNTAQKNVPWTSQTLQLHKLLGSQQKNNSLPESSPHRPQTSPALLQPQNVIDKQKQLLKSQRVLPEASSVPVESTAHIENPNTADWYDQAYQKLQPVREKVLSELLKAYKSVHSICLKALEPGVAEKWKNKKSTLEKMIRFLQLSRSDIVHCPKDKVVYYQHMILNYWSSICKSHGSAQNQGPQLQVPGSQSLTQLQQQRNMKPSLSPMNLISSTPAGTISMLSTHQGVPNSQPNTSSLQSSSQVGSEQRNALSPFHQTFMKPMQQNVVNVLQATNSPSNTTLDHTMSSPQPSSAGATFPQLKQQQKHQIMQTQKLKPQMHQQWIHRKQQMMQKMYDSDGSVKPLIGVSSGMVQQHHSTSQNLDYLHQSLLSANPHHLHATSPQTSQHSCPQIDQQNYLSPLSKSGTPLQSDASLFIVPSPSTPLTPSSVPVDLDKHPSGVLPLSVAENNGHPQTPVALAQVQIQNQALTMGTPGISVSPLLAELTSPDGNEQSRIMEQPLDRLLKAVKSISPKALSASVQEIGSVGSMIDRIARTTDCNESRAAISLDLVANTRYHLQVQNLSGSPPSEKMNRHISAMAFDELSPSVIKVNNLKQLRGQISDIDSTANSRIKRPRIEPCNELLEEIRHINQRQVEIVVDIVSVSAEDVGTASAGEGTTVRCSYNAVALRENFKLKCAATQILSILPIWFLVPANYPNSSPTVLDKLPFDWSSNRKEHEDLSQKARSRFNLSLRNLSQPMSLTEMAKTWEVCAHSVFYEYAQLMGGECFTSRYGTWENCVVAS comes from the exons ATGATGGATGATGTTGGTTGCAAGACTGTTGTGAATGAATCTGGAGTGGATGCGGAGGGTTGGAGAGCCGGATTCAATTGGGATGCTCGAGAGAAAGTCGTAAATAGAAT AGTGGAGACTTTGAAGAACCAGGTGCCTTGTTCTGATGCCAATGCTCTAAATGAACTAAAAAATGTTGCTGTGAAATTTGAGGACAAGATATTTTGCGATGCAGCAACAAAG GATGATTACACATACAGAATATGTCACAGGATGTTGAAAATGGAGAacctaaaatatcaaaatgttTCCACATCTTCGTCCACTCCAG GAATAAGTCAAACCACCAAGCTAGAAGTTGTAGGGCATAGCTCCAGCTTGCAGAATGTTTCTGGATTTTCACATGAACTTGTAGGCAATTCGGTAGGGCAACATGTGCGTTCAAATGCTTTTGCCAATACACAAAGAGAGATGCAAGGAAGTCAGCCTTCACAACAAGTGGCTTTCCAGCCACACCAAAGGCAGCACTTGCCACATCAGTTTTTGAAGCAGAAGGttcagaaacaaaatattcatccCTCATTCATGCAACCCAACATCCATTACAGTCATCATGATCGACAGCAGCAGCAGATCCTATCACAGCCAACCCCACTACAATCTTCTCAGCAGTTAATGTTACCAACACAACAGCCTCGACAACTAATCGGGCAGCAATTAAACACAACACTATTGCAACAGAATCATCAATTTGGCCAGCAAAATAATCTGTCAGAGCACCAGCTGCAGCAACCGTCATTTTATATGCAGAATATGTCAAATTCATTCCAACAGCCACTGAACCCACAAAGTAATGTTTCTGGAGTACAGCAACAGCAGAAGATTGTTGGACCACAATCAGATGTCTTGAACATGCAGGTACATCAGCATTCAGTAAACATCCTTCAACAAGCTGAGACAAACACTGCACAAAAGAATGTCCCATGGACATCACAAACGTTACAGTTGCATAAGCTACTGGGTTCACAacagaaaaataattcattaccAGAGAGCTCTCCACATAGGCCTCAAACATCACCTGCCTTGCTTCAGCCTCAGAATGTAATAGATAAGCAGAAACAACTACTTAAGTCACAGAGAGTGCTTCCAGAGGCATCATCAG TGCCAGTAGAGTCCACAGCACATATAGAAAATCCAAATACAGCAGATTGGTATGATCAAGCCTATCAGAAG CTTCAGCCCGTGAGGGAGAAGGTTTTATCAGAACTGCTTAAAGCATATAAGTCAGTTCATTCCATTTGCCTTAAG GCATTAGAGCCGGGAGTGGCTGAGaagtggaaaaataaaaagtcaacGTTGGAGAAAATGATCAGATTCTTGCAACTTTCAAGAAGTGATATTGTACATTGCCCAAAGGACAAGGTGGTTTACTATCAACATATGATATTAAACTACTGGAGTTCAATTTGCAAGAGTCATGGTTCTGCACAGAACCAGGGACCTCAACTTCAGGTTCCTGGTAGTCAATCTCTGACACAGCTGCAGCAACAGAGAAACATGAAACCATCACTCAGCCCCATGAACTTGATCTCAAGTACCCCAGCTGGTACTATTTCTATGTTATCAACGCATCAAGGGGTTCCAAATTCACAACCTAACACAAGTTCACTTCAATCCAGTTCCCAAGTTGGTTCAGAACAAAGGAATGCATTGAGTCCATTTCACCAGACTTTCATGAAGCCTATGCAGCAAAATGTTGTAAATGTGCTACAAGCAACAAACTCCCCCTCTAATACCACCTTAGATCATACCATGAGTTCCCCTCAGCCAAGTTCTGCTGGTGCCACTTTCCCACAACTGAAGCAACAACAGAAACATCAAATCATGCAGACACAAAAACTGAAGCCACAAATGCACCAGCAATGGATTCACAGGAAGCAACAGATGATGCAGAAAATGTATGATAGTGATGGGAGTGTGAAACCGTTAATAGGTGTCAGTTCAGGGATGGTTCAGCAGCATCATTCAACTAGCCAAAACTTAGATTATCTCCATCAATCATTGTTGTCCGCAAATCCTCATCACCTGCATGCCACTTCCCCTCAAACATCTCAGCATTCTTGTCCACAGATTGACCAGCAAAATTATttatcaccactttcaaaatctGGGACTCCTTTGCAATCTGATGCTTCACTTTTCATTGTTCCTTCTCCTTCTACTCCCTTGACCCCATCTTCTGTACCAGTTGACCTGGATAAACACCCTTCTGGTGTTTTGCCACTCTCAGTTGCAGAAAATAATGGACACCCTCAGACACCTGTTGCCCTTGCCCAAGTCCAGATTCAGAACCAGGCCCTTACCATGGGAACTCCTGGGATATCAGTTTCCCCCTTGCTCGCGGAGTTAACTAGTCCAGATGGAAATGAACAATCACGCATTATGGAGCAGCCACTTGATCGCTTACTTAAAGCG gtTAAATCAATATCACCAAAAGCATTGAGTGCTTCTGTCCAGGAAATTGGCTCAGTTGGCAGTATGATTGACCGGATAGCCAGAACAACAGACTGTAATGAATCTAGAGCTGCTATTTCTTTGGACTTGGTGGCTAATACTAGATATCATTTGCAAGTACAGAATCTTAGTGGGAGTCCTCCATCAGAAAAGATGAACCGCCATATAAGTGCAATGGCTTTTGATGAATTATCCCCATCTGTCATCAAAGTTAATAATCTCAAGCAATTAAGGGGTCAGATTTCTGACATAGATTCGACTGCTAATTCTAGGATCAAGAGGCCCCGGATTGAG CCTTGCAATGAATTATTGGAAGAGATCAGACACATCAACCAGCGACAAGTTGAAATTGTAGTAGATATCGTTTCAGTTTCAGCTGAAGATGTTGGTACAGCTAGTGCTGGTGAAGGAACTACTGTCAGATGCTCATACAATGCAGTGGCTCTAcgtgaaaattttaaattgaagtGTGCAGCAACACAAATT CTGTCAATTCTTCCAATATGGTTTCTTGTCCCTGCAAACTATCCAAATTCTTCTCCTACAGTCCTAGACAAGTTGCCATTTGACTGGAG TAGCAACAGGAAAGAGCATGAAGATCTATCACAGAAGGCAAGGTCAAGGTTCAACTTATCTCTCCGCAACCTCTCTCAGCCCATGTCACTAACAGAGATGGCAAAAACTTGGGAGGTTTGTGCTCACTCCGTGTTTTATGAGTATGCCCAGCTGATGGGAGGAGAATGCTTCACTTCAAGATATGGCACATGGGAGAATTGTGTAGTTGCGTCTTGA
- the LOC104880073 gene encoding mediator of RNA polymerase II transcription subunit 15a isoform X2, with product MQGSQPSQQVAFQPHQRQHLPHQFLKQKVQKQNIHPSFMQPNIHYSHHDRQQQQILSQPTPLQSSQQLMLPTQQPRQLIGQQLNTTLLQQNHQFGQQNNLSEHQLQQPSFYMQNMSNSFQQPLNPQSNVSGVQQQQKIVGPQSDVLNMQVHQHSVNILQQAETNTAQKNVPWTSQTLQLHKLLGSQQKNNSLPESSPHRPQTSPALLQPQNVIDKQKQLLKSQRVLPEASSVPVESTAHIENPNTADWYDQAYQKLQPVREKVLSELLKAYKSVHSICLKALEPGVAEKWKNKKSTLEKMIRFLQLSRSDIVHCPKDKVVYYQHMILNYWSSICKSHGSAQNQGPQLQVPGSQSLTQLQQQRNMKPSLSPMNLISSTPAGTISMLSTHQGVPNSQPNTSSLQSSSQVGSEQRNALSPFHQTFMKPMQQNVVNVLQATNSPSNTTLDHTMSSPQPSSAGATFPQLKQQQKHQIMQTQKLKPQMHQQWIHRKQQMMQKMYDSDGSVKPLIGVSSGMVQQHHSTSQNLDYLHQSLLSANPHHLHATSPQTSQHSCPQIDQQNYLSPLSKSGTPLQSDASLFIVPSPSTPLTPSSVPVDLDKHPSGVLPLSVAENNGHPQTPVALAQVQIQNQALTMGTPGISVSPLLAELTSPDGNEQSRIMEQPLDRLLKAVKSISPKALSASVQEIGSVGSMIDRIARTTDCNESRAAISLDLVANTRYHLQVQNLSGSPPSEKMNRHISAMAFDELSPSVIKVNNLKQLRGQISDIDSTANSRIKRPRIEPCNELLEEIRHINQRQVEIVVDIVSVSAEDVGTASAGEGTTVRCSYNAVALRENFKLKCAATQILSILPIWFLVPANYPNSSPTVLDKLPFDWSSNRKEHEDLSQKARSRFNLSLRNLSQPMSLTEMAKTWEVCAHSVFYEYAQLMGGECFTSRYGTWENCVVAS from the exons ATGCAAGGAAGTCAGCCTTCACAACAAGTGGCTTTCCAGCCACACCAAAGGCAGCACTTGCCACATCAGTTTTTGAAGCAGAAGGttcagaaacaaaatattcatccCTCATTCATGCAACCCAACATCCATTACAGTCATCATGATCGACAGCAGCAGCAGATCCTATCACAGCCAACCCCACTACAATCTTCTCAGCAGTTAATGTTACCAACACAACAGCCTCGACAACTAATCGGGCAGCAATTAAACACAACACTATTGCAACAGAATCATCAATTTGGCCAGCAAAATAATCTGTCAGAGCACCAGCTGCAGCAACCGTCATTTTATATGCAGAATATGTCAAATTCATTCCAACAGCCACTGAACCCACAAAGTAATGTTTCTGGAGTACAGCAACAGCAGAAGATTGTTGGACCACAATCAGATGTCTTGAACATGCAGGTACATCAGCATTCAGTAAACATCCTTCAACAAGCTGAGACAAACACTGCACAAAAGAATGTCCCATGGACATCACAAACGTTACAGTTGCATAAGCTACTGGGTTCACAacagaaaaataattcattaccAGAGAGCTCTCCACATAGGCCTCAAACATCACCTGCCTTGCTTCAGCCTCAGAATGTAATAGATAAGCAGAAACAACTACTTAAGTCACAGAGAGTGCTTCCAGAGGCATCATCAG TGCCAGTAGAGTCCACAGCACATATAGAAAATCCAAATACAGCAGATTGGTATGATCAAGCCTATCAGAAG CTTCAGCCCGTGAGGGAGAAGGTTTTATCAGAACTGCTTAAAGCATATAAGTCAGTTCATTCCATTTGCCTTAAG GCATTAGAGCCGGGAGTGGCTGAGaagtggaaaaataaaaagtcaacGTTGGAGAAAATGATCAGATTCTTGCAACTTTCAAGAAGTGATATTGTACATTGCCCAAAGGACAAGGTGGTTTACTATCAACATATGATATTAAACTACTGGAGTTCAATTTGCAAGAGTCATGGTTCTGCACAGAACCAGGGACCTCAACTTCAGGTTCCTGGTAGTCAATCTCTGACACAGCTGCAGCAACAGAGAAACATGAAACCATCACTCAGCCCCATGAACTTGATCTCAAGTACCCCAGCTGGTACTATTTCTATGTTATCAACGCATCAAGGGGTTCCAAATTCACAACCTAACACAAGTTCACTTCAATCCAGTTCCCAAGTTGGTTCAGAACAAAGGAATGCATTGAGTCCATTTCACCAGACTTTCATGAAGCCTATGCAGCAAAATGTTGTAAATGTGCTACAAGCAACAAACTCCCCCTCTAATACCACCTTAGATCATACCATGAGTTCCCCTCAGCCAAGTTCTGCTGGTGCCACTTTCCCACAACTGAAGCAACAACAGAAACATCAAATCATGCAGACACAAAAACTGAAGCCACAAATGCACCAGCAATGGATTCACAGGAAGCAACAGATGATGCAGAAAATGTATGATAGTGATGGGAGTGTGAAACCGTTAATAGGTGTCAGTTCAGGGATGGTTCAGCAGCATCATTCAACTAGCCAAAACTTAGATTATCTCCATCAATCATTGTTGTCCGCAAATCCTCATCACCTGCATGCCACTTCCCCTCAAACATCTCAGCATTCTTGTCCACAGATTGACCAGCAAAATTATttatcaccactttcaaaatctGGGACTCCTTTGCAATCTGATGCTTCACTTTTCATTGTTCCTTCTCCTTCTACTCCCTTGACCCCATCTTCTGTACCAGTTGACCTGGATAAACACCCTTCTGGTGTTTTGCCACTCTCAGTTGCAGAAAATAATGGACACCCTCAGACACCTGTTGCCCTTGCCCAAGTCCAGATTCAGAACCAGGCCCTTACCATGGGAACTCCTGGGATATCAGTTTCCCCCTTGCTCGCGGAGTTAACTAGTCCAGATGGAAATGAACAATCACGCATTATGGAGCAGCCACTTGATCGCTTACTTAAAGCG gtTAAATCAATATCACCAAAAGCATTGAGTGCTTCTGTCCAGGAAATTGGCTCAGTTGGCAGTATGATTGACCGGATAGCCAGAACAACAGACTGTAATGAATCTAGAGCTGCTATTTCTTTGGACTTGGTGGCTAATACTAGATATCATTTGCAAGTACAGAATCTTAGTGGGAGTCCTCCATCAGAAAAGATGAACCGCCATATAAGTGCAATGGCTTTTGATGAATTATCCCCATCTGTCATCAAAGTTAATAATCTCAAGCAATTAAGGGGTCAGATTTCTGACATAGATTCGACTGCTAATTCTAGGATCAAGAGGCCCCGGATTGAG CCTTGCAATGAATTATTGGAAGAGATCAGACACATCAACCAGCGACAAGTTGAAATTGTAGTAGATATCGTTTCAGTTTCAGCTGAAGATGTTGGTACAGCTAGTGCTGGTGAAGGAACTACTGTCAGATGCTCATACAATGCAGTGGCTCTAcgtgaaaattttaaattgaagtGTGCAGCAACACAAATT CTGTCAATTCTTCCAATATGGTTTCTTGTCCCTGCAAACTATCCAAATTCTTCTCCTACAGTCCTAGACAAGTTGCCATTTGACTGGAG TAGCAACAGGAAAGAGCATGAAGATCTATCACAGAAGGCAAGGTCAAGGTTCAACTTATCTCTCCGCAACCTCTCTCAGCCCATGTCACTAACAGAGATGGCAAAAACTTGGGAGGTTTGTGCTCACTCCGTGTTTTATGAGTATGCCCAGCTGATGGGAGGAGAATGCTTCACTTCAAGATATGGCACATGGGAGAATTGTGTAGTTGCGTCTTGA